A region from the Acidobacteriota bacterium genome encodes:
- a CDS encoding DNA-3-methyladenine glycosylase 2 family protein — MIFDTRRNIRMEGLLDEAVTELSRADKVMAGLIARIGPCQLGLTQSGKPGRSHYFRALVEAIIYQQLSGKAAGTILRRFRELFPSHRFPTTQQILAMPLERMRAVGLSRQKISYIRDLAERVEDGSFPLRRVSRMADAEVITHLTQVKGIGRWTSEMFLIFTLGRPDVLSTGDLAIRKAVQRAYGYKSLPAFSTVARHGLRWQPYRSIASWYLWASVDNGAS, encoded by the coding sequence ATGATCTTCGACACGCGGCGCAACATTCGGATGGAAGGCCTGCTCGACGAAGCCGTCACGGAGCTATCGCGCGCTGACAAAGTCATGGCGGGGCTGATCGCCAGGATCGGCCCCTGCCAGCTCGGCCTCACTCAGAGCGGAAAGCCCGGGCGCAGCCACTACTTTCGCGCGCTGGTTGAGGCCATCATCTATCAACAATTGAGCGGCAAGGCCGCCGGAACCATCCTGCGCCGTTTCCGCGAACTGTTTCCCTCACACCGATTTCCCACTACACAGCAGATTCTGGCCATGCCTTTAGAACGGATGCGAGCGGTGGGACTGTCGCGTCAGAAAATATCCTACATCCGCGATCTGGCCGAGCGCGTGGAGGACGGCTCCTTTCCGCTGCGCCGCGTCTCGCGCATGGCGGACGCGGAAGTGATCACGCATCTCACCCAAGTAAAGGGCATCGGCCGCTGGACCTCCGAGATGTTCCTGATCTTCACGCTCGGTCGCCCCGACGTGCTCTCGACCGGCGATCTGGCCATCCGCAAAGCCGTGCAGCGCGCCTACGGATACAAATCCCTGCCCGCCTTCAGCACCGTCGCGCGGCACGGCCTGCGCTGGCAGCCGTATCGTTCCATCGCTTCGTGGTACCTGTGGGCCAGCGTCGACAACGGCGCGAGTTAA
- a CDS encoding sel1 repeat family protein, which yields MKRVKPNSDSGIRRACRPAWPLAHSFFAFLLAVLLTGCSNVTEADFQEGMDAYARGDFATAMKKWKPLAEDGNPSAQTNLGVMYYQGRGLDAPNYQEALRWYRIAAMQGYPDAQFNLGLAHMEGKGVARDFTQAVRWYKMAGESGYLQAQIMLADMYLKGQGVAGDQNEAAKWYSLAADQGSAVAQYVLGNLHIGGKGVTADLTQAYKWFTIMAKTTGDENARGNAERSMEILKERMTQAQIIQAGNMAQDWIDARATN from the coding sequence ATGAAAAGAGTAAAACCTAATTCCGATTCAGGGATTCGCCGTGCCTGCCGGCCCGCTTGGCCTTTGGCGCACTCATTTTTTGCATTCCTACTGGCGGTCCTCCTCACCGGTTGCAGCAACGTCACCGAGGCCGACTTTCAGGAGGGCATGGACGCTTACGCGCGCGGCGACTTCGCCACCGCCATGAAGAAGTGGAAGCCGCTCGCCGAGGACGGCAATCCCAGCGCGCAGACTAATCTCGGCGTGATGTATTACCAGGGCCGCGGCCTCGATGCGCCCAACTATCAGGAGGCGCTGCGCTGGTACCGCATCGCGGCCATGCAGGGCTATCCCGACGCGCAGTTTAATCTGGGCTTGGCGCACATGGAGGGCAAGGGCGTGGCCCGCGACTTCACGCAGGCCGTGCGTTGGTACAAAATGGCGGGCGAGTCCGGGTATCTACAGGCGCAGATTATGCTGGCCGACATGTATCTGAAGGGGCAGGGCGTGGCTGGCGATCAGAACGAAGCGGCCAAGTGGTACAGTCTGGCCGCCGACCAGGGCTCCGCTGTCGCGCAGTATGTGCTGGGCAATCTCCACATCGGCGGCAAAGGGGTAACTGCTGATCTGACGCAGGCCTATAAATGGTTCACCATCATGGCCAAGACCACCGGAGATGAGAACGCGCGCGGCAACGCCGAGCGCAGCATGGAGATTTTGAAAGAGCGCATGACCCAGGCACAGATCATTCAAGCCGGCAACATGGCCCAGGACTGGATCGACGCCCGCGCAACGAACTAG
- the prmC gene encoding peptide chain release factor N(5)-glutamine methyltransferase gives MRMDTLLKQGIEQLEKAGVGSPRLNAELLLMHAAGCDRTALLAHPERELTAGQSATYEAWLHERAAGKPAQYITGHQEFWGLEFLVNPSVLIPRPETELLVETALEFARAAGNSGKEINIADVGTGSGCIAVALAKELPEARIYALDNSQEALATARRNAERNLNSGNIGGNNGARINFLHSDLLKPVSGEVLPTFDLIVSNPPYVSERDFPYVMVEVRKYEPPSAVFAGESGVEVYERLIPQAVQALRKDGLMILELGYDVRERVRSLLLPEHWTDIDWRKDLAGIIRAVIARRK, from the coding sequence ATGCGCATGGATACTTTATTGAAGCAGGGAATTGAACAACTGGAGAAGGCGGGCGTGGGCTCGCCGCGCTTGAATGCCGAGCTGCTCTTGATGCACGCGGCCGGGTGTGATCGCACGGCGCTGCTGGCGCATCCCGAACGCGAGCTGACGGCGGGGCAGTCGGCGACTTACGAAGCCTGGCTCCATGAGCGCGCGGCGGGCAAGCCGGCGCAGTACATCACGGGGCATCAGGAATTCTGGGGCCTCGAGTTTCTGGTCAATCCCTCGGTGCTGATCCCGCGGCCCGAGACGGAACTGCTGGTGGAGACGGCGCTGGAGTTTGCGCGCGCCGCCGGAAATTCCGGCAAGGAAATCAACATCGCCGATGTGGGCACCGGCTCCGGCTGCATCGCGGTGGCGCTGGCCAAGGAGTTGCCCGAGGCGCGCATCTACGCGCTGGACAATTCTCAGGAAGCGCTGGCCACCGCGCGCCGCAACGCCGAGAGGAACCTTAATTCCGGGAACATTGGCGGAAATAATGGCGCACGTATCAACTTCCTGCACTCTGATTTATTGAAGCCCGTCTCCGGCGAAGTGCTGCCCACTTTCGATCTGATCGTCTCCAATCCGCCCTACGTCTCCGAGCGCGATTTCCCGTATGTGATGGTGGAGGTGCGCAAGTACGAGCCGCCCTCGGCGGTCTTTGCGGGCGAGTCGGGCGTTGAAGTGTACGAGCGGCTGATTCCGCAGGCAGTGCAAGCGCTGCGCAAAGATGGGCTGATGATTCTGGAACTCGGCTACGATGTGCGCGAGCGCGTGCGCAGTCTTCTGCTGCCCGAACACTGGACCGACATCGACTGGCGCAAGGACCTGGCTGGGATTATTCGCGCTGTGATTGCACGGCGGAAGTGA
- a CDS encoding matrixin family metalloprotease has translation MTMTQHTNTSVSTHSSPTRVSPKFLMATAILVINFFVGLTLFAPRNLQAGTNLVTSAGTPLRWPQGTSLRFIINPNGVPGFTGELERLVVAGVVRDSFRVWTQIPGAAINFSDLGLTASPDPAAGADGISHVSFSPTTFNSPPGVLASTATRFIASTGQIVDSDIAFNPTPFPGLVFSPVAGPNSFDIVAVAVHEIGHLLGLDHSGVSASIMKSSVTRVGSVSNRQLSSDDAISMAALYPLPTFAPSTASISGTITNSGGGPVQSAHVVAVSVPGGTPLASQLTNATGNYRIDGLPSGSYRVLVESLDGPVALADIGGFYEAGVANFSSTFFGGQTTPVTLNLVAGQSALAILALPPQPLALLNFDRVGAVVNGLVRLSGDPLFLPRGRLHTIVASETTRLTDTNLNFSTPDIPTAATFRATVGGTPVRGQDISIPATAAPGTSNMTLSNATGFTTMVGGAVITVNPQVATPLRDGAGFWTPLAPGAFVSIFSTATQDLAPRSNVAVATPLPTDLSSISVMVNDRYAPLFFAGPGQINAMIPFETTGATANITVFAGPGAAGNTVIVPLSPSAPGIFALNQAGSGQGAVQNPDASFAAPAGSVPLSVARPARRGDVVIIFASGLGRVTPALPSGLPAGVNGTSIPVLAGNPTVRIGGVVAPLDFAGLAPGFVGLYQVNARVPAGATLGAAVPLTITTAEGQVSNTVTIAIN, from the coding sequence ATGACCATGACTCAACATACAAACACATCGGTATCCACTCACTCTTCACCCACCCGCGTATCACCAAAGTTCTTGATGGCGACTGCCATTTTGGTTATTAATTTCTTCGTCGGCCTCACTCTGTTCGCGCCGAGGAATCTGCAGGCGGGCACAAACTTGGTAACCAGCGCGGGCACGCCGCTACGCTGGCCGCAGGGAACGTCATTGCGATTCATCATCAATCCCAACGGAGTGCCCGGATTTACGGGAGAGCTGGAGCGCTTGGTGGTAGCCGGCGTGGTGCGCGATTCCTTCCGCGTCTGGACGCAGATACCCGGCGCGGCGATCAACTTCAGCGATCTGGGGCTGACCGCCAGCCCCGATCCGGCGGCGGGGGCTGATGGTATCAGCCATGTGAGCTTCTCGCCCACTACATTCAACAGCCCTCCGGGCGTGCTGGCTAGCACCGCGACACGCTTCATTGCGTCCACGGGGCAGATCGTGGATTCTGACATCGCATTTAATCCTACGCCCTTTCCGGGCCTTGTATTCTCGCCGGTGGCTGGTCCCAACTCCTTCGATATCGTCGCGGTGGCCGTGCATGAAATTGGCCACCTGCTGGGCCTGGATCACAGCGGCGTCAGCGCGTCAATTATGAAGTCCTCGGTAACGCGTGTCGGCTCGGTGTCCAACCGTCAGCTATCCTCCGATGACGCCATCAGCATGGCGGCGCTGTATCCTCTGCCCACCTTCGCGCCGTCCACGGCCAGCATCTCGGGGACCATCACCAATTCAGGGGGAGGGCCGGTGCAGTCGGCGCATGTGGTGGCGGTGAGCGTTCCGGGCGGCACGCCGTTGGCTTCGCAATTGACCAACGCAACCGGAAACTATCGTATCGATGGACTGCCGTCGGGTAGCTACCGCGTTCTGGTCGAATCGCTCGACGGCCCGGTAGCTCTCGCGGATATCGGCGGGTTCTATGAGGCTGGCGTGGCTAATTTTTCCAGCACCTTCTTTGGCGGGCAAACCACTCCCGTCACGCTGAATCTGGTGGCTGGTCAGTCTGCCCTGGCCATTCTGGCGCTGCCGCCGCAGCCACTGGCGCTGCTGAACTTTGATCGCGTGGGAGCAGTGGTTAACGGTCTGGTAAGGCTCTCCGGTGATCCCCTGTTCTTGCCTCGCGGCAGGCTCCACACGATCGTTGCTTCGGAGACCACGCGACTCACCGACACCAACCTGAACTTCAGTACTCCGGATATTCCCACCGCCGCCACTTTTAGAGCCACGGTGGGTGGCACGCCGGTTCGTGGGCAGGATATCAGTATCCCCGCCACCGCCGCGCCCGGAACATCCAACATGACACTCTCCAATGCCACTGGATTTACCACCATGGTGGGCGGCGCGGTTATTACCGTCAATCCGCAGGTGGCCACGCCGCTACGCGATGGAGCGGGATTTTGGACCCCTCTCGCGCCGGGGGCGTTCGTGTCCATCTTTTCCACCGCCACACAGGATCTCGCGCCCCGATCCAATGTCGCCGTGGCCACGCCTCTGCCGACGGATCTGTCGTCGATCAGCGTGATGGTGAATGACCGCTACGCGCCGCTATTCTTTGCTGGCCCCGGCCAGATTAACGCCATGATTCCCTTTGAGACCACGGGCGCCACGGCCAATATCACCGTATTTGCCGGACCGGGCGCGGCGGGCAACACGGTGATCGTTCCGTTGAGTCCGTCCGCTCCAGGCATTTTCGCTCTGAACCAGGCTGGTTCCGGGCAGGGAGCTGTACAGAATCCCGATGCGAGCTTCGCGGCTCCAGCGGGCAGCGTGCCCCTAAGCGTAGCGCGGCCCGCCCGGCGCGGCGATGTGGTCATCATCTTTGCTTCTGGACTGGGACGGGTTACTCCCGCGCTGCCCAGCGGATTGCCCGCGGGCGTGAATGGCACGTCGATACCCGTGCTGGCCGGCAATCCCACCGTGCGCATCGGCGGCGTTGTCGCGCCGCTCGACTTCGCCGGACTCGCGCCTGGGTTTGTAGGCTTGTATCAAGTGAACGCGCGCGTCCCGGCGGGCGCCACGCTCGGCGCCGCCGTCCCGCTGACCATCACCACCGCCGAAGGCCAGGTGAGCAATACGGTGACCATCGCCATAAATTAA
- a CDS encoding TlpA family protein disulfide reductase — translation MRRIRRMYAIYRPVLKFSAVSAARSLLLIVALASAVRAQEAAPPLELSDQSGKEQKLSDYSGKIVVLNFWATWCGPCVKEMPIFVELTKKYEAQGVVVLAASLDAPETQPNIPAFAKKLKMSFPILTGTTLDHMTQFAMGESLPGTIIIDQQGRVFSRILGEARKKEVFERVEWLLGLRVGKKAPEPLVSHLPKPQK, via the coding sequence ATGAGGAGGATTCGCCGAATGTATGCGATCTATCGGCCAGTCTTGAAATTCAGCGCAGTTTCCGCCGCGCGGTCCTTGCTGTTGATTGTGGCACTAGCCAGTGCCGTTCGCGCGCAGGAAGCCGCGCCGCCGCTGGAACTCTCCGACCAATCGGGCAAAGAGCAGAAGCTCTCCGATTATTCCGGCAAGATTGTCGTGCTGAACTTTTGGGCCACATGGTGCGGACCGTGCGTTAAGGAGATGCCCATCTTCGTCGAGCTAACCAAGAAGTACGAGGCTCAGGGAGTAGTGGTCCTGGCCGCCTCGCTCGACGCGCCGGAAACTCAGCCGAACATTCCCGCCTTCGCGAAGAAACTCAAGATGAGTTTCCCCATCCTCACCGGCACCACCTTGGATCACATGACTCAATTTGCAATGGGGGAGAGCCTGCCGGGTACGATCATCATCGACCAGCAGGGCCGAGTCTTCAGCCGCATTTTGGGGGAAGCACGCAAGAAGGAAGTCTTCGAGCGCGTCGAGTGGTTGCTGGGCCTGCGCGTAGGGAAGAAGGCGCCCGAACCGCTGGTCAGTCATCTTCCGAAGCCACAAAAGTAG